In Candidatus Desulfofervidus auxilii, one genomic interval encodes:
- a CDS encoding topoisomerase, whose amino-acid sequence MAKRDPEKTARNKLIKELNEKLKELLPSVLEETGIKSVYSLNGIFGGKFADYIDIKNEVIHSPDHFISLYLSGFKEMAKKNPHSAHHRNFKLLQSSTKLQKYIYLFLKRTYLRNYEALSKKRPRVEDAAIWIGQNNANYGLLVTPRFNIQISQWENDKSEIRHFKPLYWSIGHVMETGLVIPGKNERIKFSSVDEYLNFFLNVLVRNSGSKYEYELAALYRDYVLSSLAPENIPLLIPEFRYGGLSFKHLYRLDFTIIDPIELNKIGFELSPWSSHGYIAKTQGLSQKEINEIAKNNFEKEMEKHKAFFRKYGIFVLIYTDSDLANLDKIFADMRDFLEPKTRKNTLQFQIMQDIISGNL is encoded by the coding sequence ATGGCAAAACGTGATCCTGAAAAAACAGCTAGAAATAAATTAATTAAAGAACTGAATGAAAAATTGAAAGAGTTATTGCCAAGTGTTTTGGAAGAAACTGGCATAAAATCAGTTTATTCTCTAAATGGCATCTTTGGCGGTAAATTTGCAGACTATATTGATATAAAAAACGAAGTTATTCATTCTCCTGACCACTTTATCTCTTTATATCTTTCTGGATTTAAAGAGATGGCTAAAAAGAATCCACATTCTGCCCACCATAGAAATTTTAAGTTATTGCAATCATCGACAAAGTTGCAAAAATACATTTATCTTTTTTTAAAGCGAACTTATTTACGAAATTACGAGGCACTTTCCAAAAAAAGACCTAGGGTAGAAGATGCGGCAATATGGATTGGCCAAAATAATGCTAATTATGGTTTATTAGTGACGCCTCGTTTTAATATCCAAATATCTCAATGGGAGAATGACAAAAGTGAGATTCGACACTTTAAGCCATTATATTGGTCCATTGGACATGTTATGGAAACCGGATTGGTTATTCCGGGAAAAAATGAACGAATAAAATTTAGTTCCGTTGACGAATATTTAAATTTTTTTCTTAATGTTTTAGTTAGAAATAGTGGTTCTAAATATGAGTATGAACTTGCAGCTCTTTATAGAGACTATGTTCTATCTAGTCTGGCTCCTGAAAATATACCATTACTTATACCAGAATTTCGATATGGTGGATTAAGTTTTAAGCATTTATATCGTTTAGACTTCACTATTATTGATCCTATTGAACTTAATAAAATAGGTTTTGAACTCTCTCCCTGGTCATCGCACGGATATATTGCCAAAACGCAAGGTCTTTCTCAGAAAGAAATTAATGAAATAGCTAAAAATAATTTTGAGAAGGAAATGGAGAAGCATAAAGCCTTTTTTAGAAAATACGGAATATTTGTACTGATATATACCGATTCCGATTTAGCTAATCTAGATAAAATTTTTGCTGATATGAGAGACTTTTTGGAGCCAAAGACTCGGAAAAACACATTACAATTTCAAATTATGCAAGATATAATATCTGGGAATCTGTAG
- a CDS encoding VOC family protein, with amino-acid sequence MMTTHGEFNWIELQTHNANEAIAFYRETIGWNFRAEKMPTGGTYWIGLSSGKPVCGVLTLDNNKGNGEPDRWITYIHVDDLDDAIGRMQTCGGELIKGPWEVPGVGRVAMIRDPGGAEMGWVTPIP; translated from the coding sequence ATGATGACTACTCATGGAGAATTCAACTGGATTGAACTTCAAACGCACAATGCCAATGAGGCTATTGCTTTCTATCGAGAAACCATCGGATGGAATTTCCGTGCGGAAAAAATGCCAACAGGTGGTACTTATTGGATCGGCTTGTCATCGGGTAAACCAGTTTGCGGGGTACTCACATTGGATAACAACAAAGGTAATGGCGAACCCGACCGTTGGATAACATACATCCACGTTGATGATCTTGATGATGCAATCGGTAGAATGCAAACCTGTGGCGGCGAGCTGATAAAAGGGCCTTGGGAAGTTCCCGGTGTTGGCCGTGTTGCTATGATTCGCGACCCAGGTGGTGCTGAGATGGGGTGGGTAACTCCTATTCCATAG
- a CDS encoding type II toxin-antitoxin system HicB family antitoxin, protein MKLKVIIHEAEEGGYWAEVPSIPGCATQGETFDELLRNIYEAVEGCLSIDMKDITITEKDKVLEIAV, encoded by the coding sequence ATGAAACTGAAGGTAATTATTCATGAAGCAGAGGAAGGGGGATACTGGGCAGAGGTTCCCTCTATACCTGGATGTGCTACCCAAGGTGAAACATTTGACGAACTTTTGAGAAATATTTATGAGGCTGTTGAGGGGTGTTTATCTATAGATATGAAGGATATCACGATAACGGAAAAAGATAAAGTTTTGGAGATAGCAGTTTGA
- a CDS encoding 4-fold beta flower protein translates to MKPLFDKNCELVGWIEPMKHIFDTNMNWVAYISNGHAWSSETGNWLGPVLGLLCFDQTGRVVAWNPKERVSGIPRPARPARAARVARPARPARPARPARPARPATPSGGWSPMSFWAWLSQ, encoded by the coding sequence ATGAAACCACTCTTTGATAAAAACTGTGAGCTTGTTGGATGGATAGAGCCAATGAAACATATATTTGACACGAATATGAATTGGGTTGCATATATATCTAATGGGCACGCATGGTCATCGGAAACTGGCAATTGGTTAGGACCTGTTTTGGGTTTACTGTGTTTTGACCAAACGGGACGAGTTGTTGCTTGGAATCCAAAAGAAAGAGTATCCGGCATCCCTCGTCCCGCTAGACCTGCGCGTGCAGCAAGAGTTGCTCGTCCTGCTAGGCCTGCGCGTCCTGCACGCCCCGCAAGACCAGCAAGGCCTGCAACTCCATCTGGGGGATGGTCTCCGATGAGTTTTTGGGCTTGGTTATCACAATAG
- a CDS encoding SLC13 family permease, with amino-acid sequence MKPQVIFIDFVLKEWLLIASGVGFALLSIYTKHLPIYSIDELQVLFILFVLFITVNGLQKGGLLLKIAQSIEKGKVIPLKLVLATFFLSMLVTNDIVLMVIVPLTLSLNINRKDILVILEALAANSGSALTPIGNPQNLYIYWFYGIHPCTFIKTIFPFSLVFLGLLTVSSLFVVIQKDLKEDQIQKINKKAYVYGVLFIVILLTVFHVLPLLTGVAVIFFALIFDRKALYVDYALLFSFFFFFGIADSLKSILASEITHSGHIFLLSALASQVMSNVPATLLVAKFTSNWQALLWGSNAGGFGSLFGSLANLIAYKLYITHEGANNIAMFTAKFLAIGYMALFISIGLYFLLYRPAALL; translated from the coding sequence TTGAAACCTCAAGTAATATTCATTGATTTTGTCCTAAAAGAATGGCTGTTAATTGCTTCGGGTGTGGGTTTTGCGCTGTTATCCATTTATACAAAACATCTTCCGATCTATTCAATCGATGAGCTACAGGTTCTGTTTATCCTGTTTGTCTTGTTCATTACAGTAAATGGTTTACAGAAAGGTGGGTTGCTCTTAAAAATAGCCCAAAGCATAGAAAAGGGTAAAGTCATACCCCTAAAACTAGTACTGGCAACCTTTTTCTTGTCCATGTTAGTAACAAATGATATTGTGTTAATGGTCATTGTTCCGCTTACGTTATCGCTTAACATAAATAGAAAAGATATACTGGTTATTTTGGAGGCATTAGCGGCCAATTCTGGTTCTGCATTAACACCAATTGGTAATCCTCAAAATCTTTATATTTACTGGTTTTACGGTATTCATCCTTGCACATTCATAAAGACGATTTTCCCATTTTCTTTGGTTTTTCTTGGATTGCTGACGGTCTCTTCGCTCTTTGTTGTAATCCAAAAAGATTTAAAGGAAGACCAAATACAGAAAATCAATAAAAAGGCATATGTCTATGGGGTTTTATTTATTGTTATTCTTTTAACGGTCTTTCATGTTCTTCCTCTTTTAACTGGAGTTGCTGTCATATTTTTTGCACTCATATTTGACCGAAAAGCCTTATATGTTGATTATGCGCTACTCTTTAGTTTCTTTTTCTTTTTTGGGATCGCGGACAGTCTAAAAAGTATACTGGCTTCTGAAATAACCCATTCAGGGCATATATTTCTATTGTCAGCATTGGCAAGCCAGGTCATGAGTAACGTTCCAGCAACACTATTGGTTGCAAAATTCACATCAAATTGGCAGGCATTATTATGGGGTTCAAATGCCGGAGGATTTGGTAGTCTATTTGGCTCTTTGGCAAATCTGATAGCCTATAAATTATATATCACACATGAAGGTGCAAATAATATAGCAATGTTTACTGCAAAATTTCTTGCAATAGGATACATGGCATTGTTTATTTCAATAGGCTTATATTTTCTACTGTATCGGCCGGCGGCTTTATTATGA
- a CDS encoding type II toxin-antitoxin system HicA family toxin: protein MKAISGKDFAKLLEKKGWELRRVSGSHHIYVKEGTPVRLSVPIHGNKPLKIGLLKHFMKVAGIRENEL from the coding sequence TTGAAGGCAATATCTGGAAAAGATTTTGCGAAACTCCTTGAAAAGAAAGGGTGGGAATTACGAAGAGTTAGTGGTAGCCACCATATTTATGTTAAGGAAGGAACGCCTGTCCGCCTTTCTGTTCCCATTCACGGAAATAAACCATTAAAGATTGGACTTCTCAAACACTTTATGAAGGTTGCTGGTATTAGGGAAAATGAATTGTAG